In one window of Vibrio sp. JC009 DNA:
- the potC gene encoding spermidine/putrescine ABC transporter permease PotC has translation MKKLFNFSFMGLVYLFLYLPIIVLIANSFNANKFGFKWGGFTTKWYSALVNNDSLIQAAWHSLNIAVFSATAATVLGSLTAVALFRYQFRGKGMVNGLLFIVMMSPDIVMAISLLALFLVLGAQLGFLTLLVAHITFCLPFVVVTVYSRLNGFDVKMLEAAKDLGAGEWVILKQIIFPLAKPAVAAGWLLSFTLSLDDVIISSFVTGPTYEILPLKIYSMVKVGISPEVNALATVMLLVSLVLVIFSQFLAREKIR, from the coding sequence ATGAAAAAATTATTTAACTTCAGCTTTATGGGCCTGGTTTACCTGTTTTTGTACCTGCCGATTATTGTGCTGATTGCCAACTCATTTAACGCCAATAAGTTTGGCTTTAAATGGGGAGGCTTTACCACAAAATGGTATAGCGCACTGGTAAATAACGACAGTCTGATTCAGGCCGCCTGGCATTCGTTAAATATTGCTGTGTTTTCCGCAACCGCTGCAACTGTGCTGGGTAGCCTTACTGCCGTCGCCCTGTTCCGCTATCAGTTCCGGGGCAAAGGTATGGTAAATGGTTTGCTGTTTATCGTGATGATGTCACCGGATATCGTAATGGCGATTTCTCTGCTGGCACTGTTTCTGGTTCTTGGCGCCCAGCTTGGCTTTTTAACTCTTCTGGTTGCTCATATCACTTTTTGTCTGCCGTTTGTTGTGGTCACTGTTTACAGCCGCCTGAATGGTTTTGATGTAAAAATGCTTGAGGCGGCGAAGGATCTGGGAGCCGGTGAATGGGTCATCCTTAAGCAAATCATTTTTCCCCTGGCTAAACCTGCGGTGGCCGCAGGCTGGTTACTGAGCTTTACCCTGTCGCTGGATGATGTGATTATCAGCTCCTTCGTTACCGGGCCGACCTATGAAATACTGCCGTTAAAAATCTATTCCATGGTTAAAGTGGGAATATCCCCAGAGGTAAATGCTCTGGCTACCGTTATGCTATTGGTTTCTCTTGTTTTGGTGATATTTTCCCAGTTTCTGGCAAGAGAAAAAATCCGATAA
- a CDS encoding extracellular solute-binding protein — MNNWSKLFARALGVAAVSGALISAPGFAADEELYFYNWSEYIPSSVLQDFTKETGIKVIYSTYESNETMYAKLKTQGKGYDLVVPSTYFVSKMRKEGMLQKIDKEKLSHFNDLDPNYLDKSFDPSNDYSIPYIWGATGIGINSDMLDATNIRSWDDLWDQKWEGQLMMMDDSREFFHIALVKLGYSTNTTNPDEIKAAYEELKKLMPNVLVFNSDYPANPYLAGETPLGMLWNGSAYTARQEGANIEIIWPEKGTIFWMDSLSIPSGAVNTEAAHKMIDFLLRPENAAKIAVEIGYPTPVKSAYALLPKEFAEDESIFPPQKVMNSGFWQDEVGEAAVLYEEYFQKLKVDQ, encoded by the coding sequence ATGAACAACTGGTCTAAACTTTTTGCTCGGGCTTTGGGAGTTGCAGCGGTATCCGGTGCGTTAATCTCGGCTCCTGGCTTTGCTGCCGACGAAGAGCTCTATTTTTATAACTGGTCTGAGTATATCCCGAGTTCTGTCCTGCAGGACTTTACTAAAGAAACAGGCATCAAGGTTATCTACTCCACTTATGAGTCAAACGAAACCATGTATGCCAAGCTGAAAACTCAGGGCAAAGGTTATGACCTTGTGGTTCCTTCTACCTATTTTGTCTCCAAAATGCGTAAAGAAGGCATGCTGCAAAAGATAGATAAGGAAAAGCTATCTCACTTTAACGATCTGGATCCAAACTATCTGGACAAATCTTTCGACCCGAGCAACGACTACTCTATTCCGTATATCTGGGGCGCAACCGGTATCGGCATTAACTCCGATATGCTCGATGCAACCAACATTCGCAGCTGGGATGACCTGTGGGATCAGAAGTGGGAAGGTCAGTTGATGATGATGGATGACTCGCGTGAGTTTTTCCATATCGCACTGGTTAAGCTTGGTTATTCCACTAACACAACCAATCCGGATGAAATCAAAGCGGCCTATGAAGAGTTAAAGAAGCTGATGCCTAACGTTCTGGTGTTTAACTCTGATTACCCGGCTAACCCATACCTGGCAGGTGAAACACCTCTTGGTATGCTTTGGAACGGCTCAGCTTATACAGCGCGTCAGGAAGGTGCCAATATCGAAATCATCTGGCCGGAAAAAGGCACTATTTTCTGGATGGACAGCCTGTCAATTCCATCAGGTGCGGTAAACACAGAAGCGGCACATAAGATGATTGATTTCCTCCTTCGCCCGGAAAACGCTGCCAAAATCGCAGTAGAGATTGGTTACCCTACTCCGGTTAAATCTGCTTACGCCCTGCTGCCGAAAGAATTTGCAGAAGACGAAAGCATCTTCCCTCCTCAGAAAGTAATGAACTCCGGCTTCTGGCAGGATGAAGTGGGTGAAGCTGCGGTGCTTTATGAGGAGTATTTTCAGAAGCTGAAGGTGGATCAGTAA
- the cobB gene encoding Sir2 family NAD+-dependent deacetylase, with protein MSFPYQNIVILTGAGISAESGIQTFRASDGLWEDHRIEEVATPEGFYANPELVQNFYNQRRKKLQSEEIRPNAAHIALGKLEAELDGSVTVITQNIDNLHERGGTKNIIHMHGELLKVRCSESGQVVDHTEDLLTGDLCHCCQIPAQMRPHIVWFGEMPLKMGDIYQAIEKADLFISIGTSGVVYPAAGFVHDARMHGAHTIEINIEPSAVESEFEEKRYGKASVEVPKLVEELLG; from the coding sequence ATGTCATTTCCGTATCAAAACATCGTCATACTCACAGGTGCAGGTATATCGGCAGAGTCGGGCATTCAGACCTTCCGTGCGAGCGACGGTCTTTGGGAAGATCACCGGATTGAAGAAGTTGCCACTCCTGAAGGTTTTTATGCCAACCCGGAGCTGGTGCAAAACTTCTACAACCAACGACGTAAAAAACTGCAAAGCGAAGAGATCAGACCAAATGCCGCCCATATCGCCTTAGGTAAGCTCGAAGCTGAACTGGATGGCTCTGTCACTGTTATCACCCAGAACATAGATAATCTGCATGAGCGCGGCGGCACTAAAAATATTATCCATATGCATGGCGAACTTTTAAAAGTACGCTGCTCCGAATCCGGTCAGGTGGTAGATCACACTGAAGATCTGCTAACCGGAGATCTTTGCCACTGCTGCCAAATCCCCGCACAAATGCGTCCTCATATCGTCTGGTTTGGTGAAATGCCACTAAAAATGGGCGACATTTATCAAGCCATAGAAAAAGCCGATCTGTTTATCTCCATCGGCACATCCGGAGTGGTATACCCGGCAGCAGGCTTCGTACACGATGCTCGTATGCATGGCGCTCATACTATTGAAATCAACATTGAGCCGAGTGCGGTTGAGTCTGAGTTTGAGGAAAAACGTTATGGGAAGGCGAGTGTGGAAGTGCCGAAGCTGGTGGAGGAGTTGCTTGGGTAA
- a CDS encoding ammonium transporter — protein sequence MSNNLEQVHGAVQTLTQSSDTLFLLLGAIMVFLMHAGFAFLEVGTVRKKNQVNALVKILADFGVSAIAYFFIGYWVAYDATFFASAETLSAGNGYELVKFFFLLTFAAAIPAIVSGGIAERARFYPILIATFFTVGLVYPFFEGIIWNGNFGVQSWFESSFGVGFHDFAGSVVVHGVGGWIALVAVIFLGMRRGRIRAGKHTNFAPSNIPFLALGAWILCVGWFGFNVMSAQTLNGISGLVAMNSLMAMVGGILAALIAGKNDPGFIHNGPLAGLVAVCAGSDLMHPLGALVTGAVAGVLFVWLFTFMQNRTKIDDVLGVWPLHGVCGAWGGIAAGIFGQSALGGLGGVSLTVQILGTVMGIAVALIGAAAVYGALNTITGLRLSDEDEYNGADLAIHKISSVNEE from the coding sequence ATGAGTAACAATCTTGAACAAGTCCACGGTGCGGTTCAGACTTTGACCCAAAGTTCGGACACACTATTTCTTCTACTTGGTGCAATCATGGTTTTTTTGATGCACGCCGGTTTCGCCTTTCTTGAAGTTGGTACCGTTCGTAAAAAGAATCAGGTTAACGCATTAGTTAAGATTCTTGCCGATTTTGGCGTATCTGCCATTGCTTATTTCTTTATTGGCTACTGGGTCGCGTACGACGCCACCTTCTTTGCAAGTGCAGAAACCCTTTCTGCCGGCAACGGCTATGAGCTGGTTAAGTTCTTCTTCTTACTTACTTTTGCAGCGGCTATCCCGGCTATCGTTTCCGGTGGTATTGCGGAGCGCGCGCGCTTCTACCCAATCCTTATCGCCACATTCTTCACTGTAGGCCTGGTATATCCTTTCTTCGAAGGCATTATCTGGAACGGTAACTTTGGTGTTCAGTCCTGGTTTGAAAGCAGCTTTGGTGTTGGTTTCCATGACTTTGCCGGTTCTGTTGTGGTTCACGGTGTTGGTGGCTGGATTGCACTGGTTGCTGTTATCTTCCTGGGTATGCGTCGTGGTCGTATCCGTGCTGGAAAACACACTAACTTTGCGCCATCTAACATTCCTTTCCTTGCGTTGGGCGCATGGATCCTGTGTGTAGGCTGGTTCGGCTTTAACGTGATGTCTGCTCAGACTCTTAACGGCATTAGCGGCCTGGTTGCTATGAACTCTCTGATGGCGATGGTCGGCGGTATCCTGGCTGCGCTTATTGCAGGCAAGAATGACCCGGGCTTTATTCATAACGGACCGTTAGCAGGCCTGGTTGCTGTTTGTGCTGGTTCTGACCTTATGCACCCACTTGGTGCGCTCGTTACCGGCGCAGTGGCAGGCGTACTCTTTGTCTGGCTGTTTACCTTTATGCAAAACAGAACCAAGATTGATGACGTACTGGGTGTTTGGCCTCTGCACGGCGTTTGTGGTGCATGGGGTGGTATCGCGGCAGGTATCTTTGGTCAGAGCGCGCTTGGCGGTCTGGGCGGTGTTAGCCTTACGGTTCAGATCCTGGGTACAGTGATGGGCATTGCCGTTGCACTGATTGGTGCAGCTGCGGTATACGGCGCACTGAACACAATTACGGGGCTGAGACTTTCTGACGAAGATGAGTATAACGGTGCTGACCTGGCTATCCACAAGATCAGCTCTGTTAACGAAGAGTAA
- a CDS encoding DNA-binding response regulator, whose product MSDSPNFISFGEQMTANIRYEGLSVLIVDKDPEVRKSLSGVLHMFFTQVSSASGLEQAELLCEQTHYDIVLLDIDFPERSGIEWYETLKNRDNSVDTCIIFMASYGELTTAIDAMKVGACDFIIKPFSIEKIINAVQSCAAKIMAQKIRFALAKQTASIPSKQPIHNSAEFTQAHSVNPSHNTTPDLSVSIPDLYEKSNTKGYPNEWTLKEVEKAHIIQVVNHHDGNKSAAAKMLGVARKTLERKFKEWDK is encoded by the coding sequence ATGAGTGATTCACCAAATTTTATTTCTTTCGGCGAGCAAATGACAGCAAATATTCGTTATGAAGGCTTGTCTGTGTTAATAGTCGACAAAGACCCAGAAGTTCGTAAGAGTTTATCTGGAGTCCTACACATGTTTTTTACGCAAGTGTCTTCCGCTTCAGGTTTAGAGCAGGCTGAATTACTCTGCGAACAGACTCATTACGACATTGTTCTGCTTGATATTGATTTTCCTGAACGTTCTGGCATTGAGTGGTACGAAACTCTGAAAAACCGCGATAACAGTGTCGATACCTGCATTATTTTTATGGCCAGCTACGGAGAGCTGACTACCGCCATAGATGCAATGAAGGTTGGAGCCTGTGATTTTATCATCAAGCCATTCAGTATAGAAAAGATAATCAATGCCGTTCAATCCTGTGCTGCTAAGATTATGGCCCAGAAAATCCGTTTTGCTCTGGCGAAGCAAACAGCATCTATTCCAAGCAAACAACCAATTCATAATAGTGCAGAGTTCACTCAGGCTCATTCCGTAAATCCATCGCATAACACTACGCCTGACTTGTCGGTTTCCATTCCGGATCTTTACGAGAAATCAAACACAAAAGGCTACCCCAATGAGTGGACATTAAAAGAAGTTGAAAAGGCTCATATCATTCAGGTTGTGAACCACCATGACGGTAATAAATCGGCGGCTGCAAAAATGCTTGGTGTGGCCAGAAAAACGCTGGAAAGAAAGTTTAAGGAGTGGGATAAGTAA
- the mobA gene encoding molybdenum cofactor guanylyltransferase MobA, which produces MNNNKQNIEWIILAGGQARRMGGHDKGLVMLDGKPLVEHVIHKLEQQVPSVTINANRNHDSYSRYAKVFSDHRTGFQGPLAGIEMSLQSAASDWVGFVPCDSPNLPGDLVSRLTESLDDETDVYVAVVNNKVQPVFSVWNKKVLPTLTRYLENGDRKIMLLFEQINTRHIDFSDQPDCFINLNNPEDLSKLGHNNDN; this is translated from the coding sequence TTGAACAATAACAAACAAAATATCGAATGGATAATACTGGCCGGAGGTCAGGCACGAAGAATGGGAGGCCATGATAAGGGCCTTGTAATGCTGGACGGAAAGCCTTTGGTGGAGCATGTTATCCATAAACTGGAGCAACAAGTCCCGTCAGTTACCATAAACGCTAACCGTAATCACGATAGTTACTCCCGCTATGCAAAAGTTTTTTCAGATCATCGCACCGGCTTTCAGGGGCCGCTTGCGGGTATTGAAATGAGTTTACAAAGCGCAGCATCAGACTGGGTAGGTTTTGTTCCCTGCGACAGCCCTAACCTGCCAGGCGATCTGGTTTCTAGGCTGACTGAATCATTAGATGACGAGACCGATGTTTATGTAGCTGTTGTGAACAATAAAGTGCAACCTGTTTTTAGTGTATGGAATAAAAAGGTGCTCCCAACCCTGACCCGCTATCTTGAAAACGGCGACAGAAAAATCATGCTGCTTTTTGAGCAGATAAATACCAGACATATCGACTTCAGCGATCAACCCGATTGCTTTATTAACCTGAACAATCCCGAAGACCTTAGCAAATTAGGACATAATAATGACAACTAA
- a CDS encoding DUF2960 domain-containing protein: MARTIIYTYKKQEKTLTFSYEKYRTIHEAVAEAEGIDLTEYLKMEQQIEAVSDTKAVRDYRDNYFKKLGFGKITLAQKENLGVGKKK, from the coding sequence ATGGCTCGCACGATTATTTACACATATAAAAAGCAGGAAAAAACACTGACCTTTTCCTATGAGAAATACCGCACCATCCACGAAGCAGTGGCGGAAGCGGAAGGCATCGACTTAACCGAGTACCTGAAGATGGAACAGCAAATCGAAGCGGTATCAGATACAAAAGCGGTACGCGATTACCGGGATAATTATTTTAAGAAACTTGGGTTTGGGAAGATAACGTTGGCTCAGAAGGAAAATCTGGGTGTGGGGAAGAAGAAGTAG
- the nagK gene encoding N-acetylglucosamine kinase gives MYYGFDVGGTKIEFGAFNDKLERVATERVPTPGDDYQKLIDTLAGLVEKYDAELGVEGKIGIGLPGMEAADDGTVLTVNVPAAKGKPLRKDLEAKIGRSVKIENDANCFALSEAWDEELQNEKSVAGLILGTGFGGGFVFEGKVFSGRNNVAGEVGHMRLPIDAWFHLGENAPLFECGCDKKGCLDNYLSGRGFEQLYEHYYGEKKKAIDIIKAQAEGEEKAVEHVERFMELLAICFANLFTALDPHVVALGGGLSNYDLIYEEMPKRIPKYLLSVSKCPKIIKAKHGDSGGVRGAAFLNIK, from the coding sequence ATGTATTACGGTTTTGACGTTGGTGGCACAAAAATCGAGTTTGGCGCGTTTAACGATAAACTTGAGCGTGTTGCAACTGAACGTGTACCTACACCAGGTGACGACTACCAGAAACTGATCGACACACTGGCTGGTCTGGTTGAGAAATACGATGCTGAGTTAGGGGTAGAAGGCAAGATCGGTATCGGCCTTCCTGGGATGGAAGCGGCTGATGACGGTACTGTGCTGACAGTTAATGTACCAGCGGCGAAAGGTAAGCCATTGCGTAAAGATCTTGAAGCGAAAATTGGACGCAGCGTTAAAATTGAAAACGATGCAAACTGTTTTGCACTTTCTGAAGCATGGGATGAAGAACTGCAAAACGAAAAATCCGTTGCCGGCCTTATTCTTGGCACCGGTTTCGGTGGTGGTTTCGTTTTTGAAGGTAAGGTTTTTTCAGGCCGCAATAACGTAGCGGGTGAAGTTGGTCATATGCGTCTGCCTATTGATGCCTGGTTCCACCTGGGTGAAAACGCTCCTCTGTTTGAGTGTGGCTGTGATAAGAAAGGCTGCCTGGACAACTACCTGTCAGGCCGTGGTTTCGAACAGCTGTATGAACACTACTATGGCGAGAAAAAGAAAGCTATCGACATCATCAAAGCTCAGGCTGAAGGTGAAGAGAAAGCAGTAGAGCACGTTGAGCGCTTTATGGAACTTCTGGCTATCTGCTTTGCAAACCTGTTTACCGCACTTGACCCACACGTTGTCGCATTGGGCGGCGGTCTGTCTAACTACGATCTGATTTACGAAGAGATGCCTAAGCGAATTCCTAAGTATCTTCTGTCTGTGTCCAAGTGTCCGAAGATCATCAAGGCGAAACATGGTGATTCGGGCGGTGTGCGCGGCGCGGCGTTCCTGAATATTAAATAA
- a CDS encoding sterol desaturase family protein, translating to MDDPSLLRLLCFFLGFALCAVWEYLRPRRMLTQDKSTRWINNLGLIVLNNFVLLFLPIVAFQAAYVADERQLGLFNQVSVPFVVEVLICVLLLDLFIYLQHLIFHRIPLLWKLHRMHHSDQDIDVTTAARFHPIEILLSMLIKIGCVMALGASPLSVVIFEIVLNVSAMFNHSNATLPDWLDRRLRKVIVTPDMHRVHHSDIPKETHSNFGFFLSVWDQWFKTYRAQPEQGQLGCRIGLTQFRSPEEQTIGRMLTQPFREQ from the coding sequence ATGGATGATCCTTCCCTTCTCCGGTTACTCTGTTTTTTTCTGGGCTTTGCTCTGTGCGCCGTATGGGAATATCTACGTCCACGACGCATGCTGACACAGGACAAAAGTACCCGCTGGATAAACAACCTCGGGCTGATTGTGCTTAATAATTTTGTCCTGCTGTTTTTACCCATTGTCGCCTTTCAGGCCGCTTATGTTGCAGATGAACGTCAGCTAGGTCTTTTTAATCAGGTTTCAGTTCCGTTTGTCGTTGAAGTTCTGATTTGTGTTCTTCTTCTGGATCTCTTTATCTATCTGCAGCACCTTATATTCCACAGAATTCCCCTGCTTTGGAAGTTGCACAGAATGCACCATTCTGATCAGGATATTGATGTCACCACTGCCGCCCGTTTTCATCCTATCGAAATCCTGCTTTCCATGCTGATAAAAATAGGATGTGTGATGGCGCTTGGTGCTTCGCCGCTTTCTGTGGTGATATTTGAAATCGTATTAAACGTCAGCGCTATGTTTAATCACAGTAATGCCACGTTGCCTGACTGGCTGGACAGGCGACTGCGCAAAGTTATTGTGACTCCCGATATGCACAGAGTGCATCATTCAGATATTCCTAAAGAGACACATTCCAACTTTGGTTTCTTTTTATCTGTGTGGGACCAATGGTTTAAAACCTATCGGGCTCAACCTGAGCAAGGCCAGCTCGGATGCAGAATCGGCCTGACGCAATTTCGCTCTCCGGAGGAACAAACAATCGGCAGAATGCTGACACAACCTTTCAGGGAGCAGTGA
- a CDS encoding DUF2750 domain-containing protein: MTKLTGDIQANLELFVKETKENNLVWGLRNEEEGWLACDSAEFEESEVMPFWSAKEDAEIHNVEEWADFTVVEIPLDIFVEDWLITLGEDGVLVGTNWNAELEGKEVEPSELAKMYL; encoded by the coding sequence ATGACAAAACTAACGGGCGATATTCAGGCAAACCTTGAGTTATTTGTAAAAGAGACAAAAGAAAATAACCTTGTGTGGGGTCTGAGAAACGAAGAAGAAGGTTGGCTGGCATGTGATTCTGCTGAGTTCGAAGAGAGCGAAGTAATGCCGTTCTGGTCAGCAAAAGAAGATGCAGAAATCCATAACGTGGAAGAGTGGGCTGACTTTACCGTTGTAGAAATCCCATTAGATATCTTTGTAGAAGACTGGCTAATCACCCTTGGTGAAGACGGTGTTTTAGTTGGTACTAACTGGAATGCAGAGCTGGAAGGTAAAGAGGTTGAGCCTTCAGAGCTGGCGAAAATGTATCTGTAA
- the queC gene encoding 7-cyano-7-deazaguanine synthase QueC: MRKAVVVFSGGQDSTTCLVQAMKEFDEVHAITFDYGQRHKLEIEVAQQVTQSLGIKNHKVMDVGLLNELAISSLTRDDIEVSHELQDNGLPNSFVPGRNILFLTLAGIYAYQIGASAVITGVCETDFSGYPDCRNDFIKAMNSALVQGMDRELEIITPLMWLNKAETWALADQLGALDMVRNNTLTCYNGKIGDGCGECPSCVLRKAGLDDYLNNKEQVMQSLVAKQA; encoded by the coding sequence ATGCGCAAAGCAGTCGTTGTATTTAGTGGCGGTCAGGATTCTACAACTTGTCTGGTTCAGGCAATGAAAGAGTTTGACGAAGTTCATGCCATCACGTTCGACTATGGCCAGAGACATAAGCTGGAAATTGAAGTGGCTCAGCAGGTAACTCAGTCGCTGGGCATCAAAAACCATAAAGTGATGGATGTTGGTCTGCTCAATGAGCTGGCTATCAGCTCCCTGACGCGCGATGATATTGAAGTATCCCATGAATTACAGGATAACGGTCTGCCAAACTCCTTTGTTCCCGGCCGGAATATCCTGTTTTTAACGCTTGCCGGTATCTACGCCTATCAGATTGGTGCTTCGGCTGTTATCACAGGTGTTTGTGAAACTGACTTCTCCGGCTATCCGGATTGCCGCAATGATTTTATCAAGGCGATGAACAGCGCACTGGTACAGGGTATGGACAGAGAGCTTGAAATTATTACGCCTCTGATGTGGCTGAATAAAGCAGAGACCTGGGCGCTGGCGGATCAGCTTGGCGCTCTGGATATGGTCAGAAACAACACATTAACTTGTTACAACGGGAAGATTGGTGATGGGTGCGGTGAATGTCCGTCGTGTGTTCTGCGTAAAGCGGGTCTGGATGACTATCTGAATAATAAAGAGCAGGTGATGCAGTCGCTGGTAGCTAAGCAAGCTTAA
- a CDS encoding Cof-type HAD-IIB family hydrolase — MYKLVALDMDGTLLSSDKTISERNKQAIADAKRNGATVVLASGRPLEGMTSQLKELDLTSDNDFVICYNGSLVKKVSTGETVRQNILSGKDAKALAKIASEQNVYIHAFSPERGLITPENNPYTEHEAVINGVDIVEFDFAGLTDDEDIIKVMLVADKDNLDKATTNLPQTLKSDYTVVRSADIFLEFLNPDSNKGVGVQSVAELLNITKDQIICMGDAENDHHMIKYAGLGVAMANATEATKALADHITDSNDDSGVAAVIEEFVLKS; from the coding sequence ATGTATAAGCTAGTTGCGCTAGATATGGACGGGACACTACTAAGTAGTGATAAGACAATTTCAGAAAGAAATAAGCAGGCAATCGCAGATGCAAAGCGTAACGGAGCTACCGTTGTTCTTGCTTCCGGCCGTCCGCTGGAAGGCATGACATCTCAGCTAAAAGAGCTTGATCTTACCTCTGATAACGACTTTGTGATCTGTTACAACGGCTCTCTGGTTAAGAAAGTTTCAACTGGCGAAACCGTAAGGCAGAACATTCTTAGCGGCAAAGATGCGAAAGCTCTGGCTAAAATCGCCAGCGAGCAGAATGTTTATATTCATGCATTCAGTCCGGAGCGCGGCCTGATCACCCCTGAAAACAATCCGTACACTGAGCATGAAGCCGTGATTAACGGTGTTGATATTGTAGAGTTTGACTTTGCGGGCCTGACTGACGATGAAGATATCATCAAGGTTATGCTGGTGGCCGATAAAGATAATCTGGACAAGGCAACAACTAACCTTCCGCAGACACTGAAATCGGATTATACCGTTGTCAGAAGCGCTGATATCTTCCTTGAGTTTCTGAACCCGGACAGCAACAAAGGCGTTGGTGTTCAATCCGTGGCCGAGCTTTTAAATATCACTAAAGATCAGATCATTTGTATGGGCGATGCAGAGAACGATCACCATATGATTAAATACGCAGGCCTTGGTGTGGCAATGGCAAATGCAACCGAAGCTACCAAAGCCCTGGCGGATCATATTACCGACAGCAACGATGATTCAGGTGTTGCTGCTGTTATTGAAGAGTTTGTTCTAAAGTCCTGA
- a CDS encoding GNAT family N-acetyltransferase, with protein MTKITIRHAQYDDLDELNALMYELHAWHHQSQPEHFKTPEAIQQEKSITTYLDEPECMAFVATDSEKVVGFITGHFCELISTVSKPVQMGSIDELYVLPEYRKQGIAEQLFHRLEHRLEDYGVKQIFVEVWDFNQAALKFYDKVKFNHHIHWMRKPVTK; from the coding sequence GTGACTAAGATAACTATCCGCCATGCCCAATATGATGATCTTGATGAATTAAATGCCCTTATGTATGAGCTTCATGCCTGGCATCATCAAAGTCAGCCTGAACATTTCAAAACTCCGGAAGCGATCCAGCAGGAAAAAAGCATTACCACCTATTTAGATGAACCTGAATGTATGGCTTTTGTAGCGACCGACTCTGAAAAGGTGGTTGGCTTTATTACGGGGCACTTTTGCGAGTTGATTTCTACGGTGAGTAAGCCGGTACAAATGGGCAGTATCGATGAGCTTTATGTATTGCCCGAGTACAGAAAACAGGGCATAGCTGAGCAGTTATTCCACCGCCTTGAACACAGACTTGAGGATTATGGTGTTAAGCAGATTTTTGTCGAGGTGTGGGATTTTAACCAGGCCGCACTGAAGTTTTACGATAAGGTGAAGTTTAACCACCATATTCACTGGATGCGGAAACCGGTAACCAAGTGA